In Serratia marcescens subsp. marcescens ATCC 13880, a single genomic region encodes these proteins:
- the lptG gene encoding LPS export ABC transporter permease LptG, whose protein sequence is MTIFSRYLIRNVFIGFAAAAGLLIPLFTTFTLINELEDVTPGGYRWQQALLVTVMTLPRSLVDLGPFIALLGGIVGLGQLSKSLELTAIRSAGMSIFRIALVMLAAGLLMNLSLGALDEWAASPLQQRALQMKNNALAQSNSNDVTVNPLWARRGNEFVTVKTVDENDQPHGIEIFRYQANRALESYIYADSASTAADGSWLLHNVMQKSWQGRKETIQQQDSLPWRSLFAVPSLKELTLPAGSFSLQQLDRYIDYLQGSGQPSTEYRLALWKKLGQPLLVLAMILLAIPFTFTAPRAPGMGSRLALGVIIGLLTYIAYQIVLNLGLLFALNAPFTALAPPLLLLALSLALVYRFDRRG, encoded by the coding sequence ATGACTATTTTTAGCCGTTACCTGATCCGCAACGTGTTCATCGGCTTCGCCGCCGCGGCCGGGCTGCTCATCCCGCTGTTCACCACCTTTACTCTGATCAACGAGCTGGAGGACGTCACTCCGGGCGGCTACCGCTGGCAGCAGGCGCTGCTGGTGACCGTGATGACGCTGCCGCGCAGCCTGGTCGATCTGGGGCCGTTTATCGCGCTGCTCGGCGGCATCGTCGGGCTGGGGCAGCTGTCTAAAAGCCTGGAGCTGACGGCGATCCGCTCCGCCGGGATGTCAATATTCCGCATCGCGCTGGTGATGCTCGCCGCCGGGCTGCTGATGAACCTCTCGCTCGGCGCCCTCGATGAATGGGCCGCCTCGCCGCTGCAACAACGCGCGCTGCAGATGAAAAACAACGCGCTGGCGCAGTCGAACAGTAACGACGTCACCGTTAACCCGCTGTGGGCGCGGCGCGGCAACGAGTTTGTGACGGTAAAAACCGTCGATGAGAACGACCAGCCCCACGGCATTGAGATCTTCCGTTATCAGGCCAACCGCGCGCTGGAATCTTACATTTACGCCGACAGCGCCAGCACCGCCGCCGATGGCAGCTGGCTGCTGCACAACGTGATGCAGAAAAGCTGGCAAGGCAGAAAGGAGACGATTCAGCAGCAAGACAGCCTGCCGTGGCGCTCGCTGTTCGCGGTGCCGAGCCTGAAAGAGCTGACCCTGCCGGCCGGCAGTTTCTCGCTCCAACAGCTGGATCGCTATATCGATTACCTGCAGGGCTCGGGGCAGCCCAGCACCGAATACCGCCTGGCGCTGTGGAAAAAACTCGGCCAGCCCCTGCTGGTGCTGGCGATGATTTTGCTGGCCATCCCGTTTACCTTCACCGCCCCTCGCGCGCCCGGCATGGGCAGCCGATTAGCGCTCGGCGTCATCATCGGGCTGCTGACCTACATCGCTTACCAGATCGTCCTCAATCTGGGGTTGCTGTTCGCCCTCAACGCGCCCTTCACCGCCCTCGCCCCGCCGCTTTTGCTCCTGGCATTGTCGCTGGCGCTGGTTTATCGGTTTGATCGGCGGGGTTAG
- a CDS encoding glycosyltransferase family 2 protein: MAKIAVCILTFNSSRLLHEVLSPLMSIADEWIVVDSGSTDKTLSICQSFGISPIYHRFETHGRQMNFAISQAHHDWVLCLDSDEILDTETITSILKFKSQENPPPQQAFRIKRNWFVLGQPVRTIYPISSPDYPVRLFNRTQVRFNDAPVDDAAEGYIHTSVIPGNVKHDTFYSLHEILNKLNSYTTRVVKYRDIRPSIFRGVVSAIGAFFKWYVLSGAWKEGKVGAVTGFYAVAYSFLKYFKSWYGKD, translated from the coding sequence ATGGCAAAGATAGCTGTTTGTATACTGACCTTTAACTCCTCTCGTTTATTACACGAGGTGCTTTCTCCACTCATGAGCATTGCGGATGAGTGGATTGTGGTGGACTCCGGCAGTACGGATAAAACGCTGTCTATTTGCCAAAGCTTTGGAATAAGCCCTATTTATCATCGTTTCGAGACTCACGGACGCCAAATGAACTTTGCGATTTCTCAAGCTCATCATGACTGGGTGTTGTGCCTGGACAGCGACGAAATCCTTGATACCGAAACCATAACGTCCATTTTAAAATTCAAATCGCAGGAAAACCCGCCACCGCAGCAAGCCTTTAGAATCAAAAGGAATTGGTTTGTTCTCGGACAGCCAGTCAGAACGATTTATCCCATCTCCTCACCGGACTACCCCGTTCGACTGTTCAATAGAACACAGGTCAGGTTCAATGATGCTCCGGTAGATGATGCCGCTGAAGGCTATATTCACACGTCGGTCATTCCCGGCAATGTTAAGCACGATACTTTTTACTCTCTCCATGAAATACTCAATAAGCTCAATAGCTATACGACAAGGGTAGTAAAATACAGAGACATTAGGCCCTCAATATTTCGTGGCGTCGTTAGCGCGATCGGCGCATTTTTTAAATGGTACGTACTGAGCGGCGCATGGAAAGAAGGCAAAGTCGGCGCCGTCACTGGTTTCTATGCCGTCGCCTACAGTTTCCTGAAGTATTTTAAATCCTGGTATGGCAAAGATTGA
- a CDS encoding serine hydrolase domain-containing protein translates to MKSKVFNRSLLAGVVISLCSGLLAPVALAACAGTELSACPAPFDAQLPDTHKMLTWSQSDRVIGFRNDYRNYAGDVFHHGNAIPLVAAAKQLTDASYRVNGKTYSLQDYLQRQNVSGMLVLKDGKIAWKYLGQGNTDATLWTSRSVGKSVVATLVGVAIKQGKIRSLDDLITQYEPDLKGTAWDGVTLRQLITHTSGVAWNEDYTNPKSDFAQLTECEARPGTYACVRKLVAGLHRAHPAGQNWSYSSGGAWLLGDVLERATGMPLAVYLEKSIWQPYGMASDGVWHAYAKGQHDVGAHGFNATLEDWGRFGEFILHNGKLPNGKQILPEDWVAQSANWTRAAGSVSAAHPDGIYGYQWWNNEVPVNAANVEPAPQASLKHSLWALGIFGQMIMVNQAENLVIVQWSTWPQAEPSFSAQPLEASLMFSAIAKELR, encoded by the coding sequence ATGAAAAGCAAAGTGTTTAACCGCAGCCTGCTGGCGGGCGTTGTCATCAGCCTCTGCAGCGGCCTGTTGGCGCCCGTCGCGCTGGCCGCCTGTGCGGGCACCGAACTCAGCGCCTGTCCGGCGCCTTTCGATGCGCAATTGCCGGACACGCACAAGATGCTCACCTGGAGCCAGAGCGACCGGGTGATCGGTTTTCGTAACGACTACCGCAACTATGCCGGGGATGTGTTTCACCACGGCAATGCCATACCGCTGGTGGCTGCCGCTAAACAGCTAACGGACGCCAGTTATCGGGTGAATGGCAAAACCTATAGCCTGCAGGATTACCTGCAGCGCCAGAACGTCAGCGGCATGCTGGTGCTGAAAGACGGCAAAATCGCCTGGAAATATCTGGGGCAGGGCAATACCGACGCCACCCTGTGGACGTCACGCTCGGTGGGCAAATCGGTGGTCGCCACGCTGGTGGGCGTGGCGATTAAACAGGGCAAGATCCGCTCGCTCGACGATCTCATCACGCAATACGAACCCGATCTGAAAGGCACCGCGTGGGACGGCGTGACCCTCAGGCAGCTGATCACCCATACCTCCGGCGTGGCGTGGAATGAGGACTACACCAACCCGAAATCGGACTTCGCGCAGCTGACCGAGTGTGAAGCCAGGCCCGGCACCTACGCCTGCGTGCGCAAGCTGGTAGCCGGTCTGCACCGTGCGCATCCGGCCGGGCAGAACTGGTCTTACTCCTCCGGCGGCGCGTGGCTGCTGGGCGACGTGCTGGAGCGCGCCACTGGCATGCCGCTGGCGGTTTATCTGGAAAAAAGCATCTGGCAGCCGTACGGCATGGCGAGCGACGGCGTGTGGCATGCCTACGCGAAAGGCCAGCACGACGTGGGCGCGCACGGGTTCAACGCCACGCTGGAAGACTGGGGGCGCTTCGGCGAATTCATTCTGCATAACGGGAAGCTGCCGAACGGCAAACAGATCCTGCCGGAAGATTGGGTAGCCCAGTCGGCCAACTGGACGCGGGCGGCGGGCTCGGTGTCGGCGGCGCATCCTGACGGCATCTACGGCTACCAGTGGTGGAACAACGAAGTGCCGGTGAATGCGGCCAACGTAGAACCCGCTCCGCAGGCCTCCCTCAAGCATTCCCTGTGGGCGCTGGGGATCTTCGGCCAGATGATTATGGTCAATCAGGCGGAGAATCTGGTGATCGTCCAGTGGTCCACCTGGCCGCAGGCGGAACCTTCTTTCAGCGCGCAACCGTTGGAGGCATCGCTGATGTTTAGCGCGATAGCGAAGGAATTGCGTTAA
- a CDS encoding LysR family transcriptional regulator, which translates to MPSLIYSFAQLEAFTAVAEHGSLAKAALKLGKDRTTLRDLIDFLEDGLGYALFLREGRSLHLTPEGEQLQRQAHLLMRQVKAFEAFAKDVPKSAAQEISLVYDPFTPRTLLQALIAAMAQRNTRLSLINASRDEAESLLASGQADLGICQARNRSVGDTMEWRALGAIEMDFYAAKTLFPGAEQPLSLLELSLTPQVIMHPDSDEPVARRLQISGHTIFTNELEMLRALLEQGCGWGFLPTHMHAEQWKNVNTLRTEVGSQGISQTMVTIWKPGNDRRALIDETLALLPGLWRGC; encoded by the coding sequence GTGCCGAGCCTGATTTACTCCTTTGCCCAACTGGAAGCCTTCACCGCCGTGGCCGAGCACGGCAGCCTGGCAAAAGCCGCGCTCAAGCTGGGCAAAGACCGCACGACGCTGCGCGATTTGATTGATTTTCTTGAGGATGGCTTGGGCTATGCGCTGTTCCTGCGCGAGGGGCGCAGCCTGCACCTGACGCCGGAAGGCGAGCAGCTGCAACGCCAGGCGCACCTGCTGATGCGGCAGGTGAAAGCGTTTGAGGCGTTCGCCAAAGACGTGCCGAAGAGCGCGGCGCAGGAAATCTCGCTGGTCTACGATCCCTTTACCCCCCGCACGCTGCTGCAGGCGCTGATTGCCGCCATGGCCCAGCGCAACACGCGCCTGAGCCTGATTAACGCCTCGCGCGACGAAGCAGAAAGCCTGCTGGCAAGCGGCCAGGCCGATCTGGGCATCTGCCAGGCGCGCAACCGCAGCGTGGGCGACACCATGGAGTGGCGCGCCTTAGGGGCGATAGAGATGGATTTTTACGCCGCCAAAACGCTTTTCCCCGGCGCGGAACAGCCGCTCTCGCTGCTGGAACTTTCGCTCACGCCGCAGGTGATCATGCACCCGGACTCTGACGAACCGGTGGCGCGCCGCCTGCAAATTTCCGGGCATACAATATTTACCAACGAGCTGGAAATGCTGCGCGCCCTGCTCGAACAGGGCTGCGGCTGGGGATTCTTGCCGACGCATATGCATGCCGAACAGTGGAAAAACGTCAACACGCTGCGCACCGAAGTGGGCAGCCAGGGGATCAGCCAAACCATGGTGACCATCTGGAAGCCGGGCAATGACCGGCGGGCGCTGATTGATGAGACGCTGGCGCTGTTGCCGGGGTTGTGGCGGGGGTGTTAA
- a CDS encoding LacI family DNA-binding transcriptional regulator, producing MSKANPNATIVDIARRARVTNITVSRAFNKPELVKPETRERIHAIAKELNYVPNAFAQGLKSSSSQIIGIVTSSMYNPFYSGLIKTVSRIARQQGYQIMLFDTDGSEEAEMRAIQALFGYKARGILLSAVRDDKRYRPAYLELAEVYGVPLILIDRDLYDQQLSGVFLDNREIGVLAGRYLAEQPEQKLLIIGGPADSEITLTRTAGIVAALQGSGREIHIINGDYDFTSQESEVRAYLAQPENRPDYIIGLNGIITLGAIAICHEMGLYQQVKFFSIDEPPRAGAYGLHIPGVYHDTQKLGEIAAELLFSAINSPRGELPVRREFFTGSLLNR from the coding sequence GTGTCGAAAGCCAATCCCAATGCCACTATCGTGGATATCGCCCGCCGCGCCAGGGTGACCAATATCACCGTTTCCCGCGCCTTCAATAAGCCCGAGCTGGTCAAGCCGGAAACCCGCGAGCGCATTCACGCCATCGCCAAAGAGCTGAACTATGTGCCCAACGCCTTCGCGCAGGGACTGAAAAGCAGCAGCAGCCAGATTATCGGCATCGTTACCAGCAGCATGTACAACCCGTTCTATTCCGGCCTGATCAAGACCGTGTCGCGCATTGCGCGTCAGCAGGGCTACCAGATCATGCTGTTCGACACCGACGGCAGCGAAGAGGCGGAAATGCGCGCCATTCAGGCGCTGTTCGGCTACAAGGCGCGCGGCATCCTGCTGTCGGCGGTGCGCGACGACAAGCGCTACCGCCCCGCCTATCTCGAGCTGGCCGAGGTGTATGGCGTGCCGCTGATCCTTATCGACCGCGATCTCTACGATCAGCAGCTGAGCGGCGTGTTCCTCGATAACCGCGAGATCGGCGTGCTGGCCGGGCGCTATCTGGCGGAGCAGCCGGAGCAGAAGCTGCTGATTATCGGCGGCCCGGCGGATTCGGAAATTACGCTAACGCGCACCGCCGGCATCGTCGCGGCCTTGCAGGGCAGCGGCCGTGAGATTCATATCATCAACGGCGACTACGATTTCACCTCGCAAGAGAGCGAAGTGCGCGCCTATCTGGCGCAGCCGGAGAACCGCCCGGATTACATCATCGGCCTGAACGGCATCATCACGCTGGGCGCCATCGCCATCTGCCACGAGATGGGGCTCTATCAGCAGGTGAAGTTCTTCTCGATAGACGAGCCGCCGCGCGCCGGCGCTTACGGCCTGCACATTCCGGGGGTGTATCACGATACGCAGAAACTGGGGGAGATCGCCGCGGAGCTGCTGTTCAGCGCCATTAACAGCCCGCGCGGCGAGTTGCCGGTGCGCAGAGAGTTCTTCACCGGCTCTCTGTTGAATCGCTGA
- the araD gene encoding L-ribulose-5-phosphate 4-epimerase: protein MLNELKRQVLAANLSLPAYGLVTFTWGNVSAIDRQSGLVVIKPSGIAYEAMTLEDLVVVDLEGKVREGHRKPSSDTATHLALYRAFADIGGVVHTHSRNATIWAQAGQPIPALGTTHADYFYGDIPCTRPMSEAEIAGDYEGETGKVIIETFNQAGRDPQQVPGVLVYSHGPFAWGKDAADAVHNAVVLEEVAIMAMATRQLAPAIAPMQPELLDKHFLRKHGKHAYYGQ, encoded by the coding sequence ATGCTGAACGAACTCAAGCGGCAGGTGCTGGCCGCCAACCTCAGCCTGCCGGCATACGGGCTGGTGACCTTTACCTGGGGCAACGTCTCGGCGATCGACCGCCAGAGCGGGCTGGTGGTGATCAAGCCTTCGGGCATCGCCTACGAGGCGATGACGCTGGAGGATCTGGTGGTGGTGGATCTGGAGGGCAAGGTGCGCGAAGGGCACCGCAAGCCTTCATCCGACACCGCCACCCACCTGGCGCTGTACCGCGCCTTCGCCGATATCGGCGGCGTGGTGCACACCCACAGCCGCAACGCCACCATCTGGGCGCAGGCCGGGCAGCCGATCCCGGCGCTGGGCACCACCCACGCCGACTACTTTTACGGTGACATTCCCTGCACCCGGCCGATGAGCGAGGCGGAGATCGCCGGGGATTACGAGGGGGAAACCGGTAAGGTGATTATCGAGACCTTCAATCAGGCGGGGCGCGATCCGCAGCAGGTGCCGGGGGTATTGGTTTACTCCCACGGCCCGTTCGCCTGGGGCAAGGACGCGGCGGATGCGGTGCACAACGCGGTGGTGCTGGAAGAGGTGGCGATCATGGCGATGGCGACGCGCCAGCTGGCGCCGGCCATCGCCCCGATGCAGCCGGAGCTGCTGGACAAACATTTCCTGCGCAAGCACGGCAAACACGCCTACTACGGGCAATAG
- a CDS encoding L-ribulose-5-phosphate 3-epimerase, whose amino-acid sequence MQTTNAACLGLYEKALPADLSWPQRLATAAELGFEFVEMSIDEQPARQQRLDWDRRQRLAFIQARLDSGVTVPSLCLSAHRRDPFGSHDAATRERARVLMSKALELATDLGIRNIQLAGYDVYYEPADRHSRERFIEGMQWAATQAARAQVMLSVEVMDTPFINSISKWRDIAPHVNSPWFTVYPDLGNLSAWGNDVAAELALGIGSITAIHLKDTVAVGPGSAGQFRDVPFGEGCVDFAHAFAVLNALGYRGPYLLEMWAREDGRDKQRIAQAKAWLEQQMNEGGIAC is encoded by the coding sequence ATGCAAACGACTAACGCCGCCTGTCTGGGGCTGTATGAAAAGGCGCTGCCCGCCGATCTGAGCTGGCCGCAGCGGCTGGCCACCGCCGCCGAGTTGGGCTTTGAGTTCGTGGAGATGTCGATCGACGAGCAGCCGGCGCGCCAGCAGCGGCTGGACTGGGATCGCCGCCAGCGGCTGGCGTTTATCCAGGCGCGGCTTGACAGCGGGGTGACGGTGCCGAGCCTGTGCCTGTCGGCGCACCGGCGCGATCCGTTCGGCAGCCATGACGCCGCCACCCGCGAACGGGCGCGGGTGCTGATGAGCAAGGCGCTGGAACTGGCGACGGATCTCGGCATCCGCAACATCCAGCTGGCGGGTTACGACGTCTATTACGAACCCGCCGATCGCCACAGCCGCGAACGCTTTATCGAGGGCATGCAGTGGGCGGCGACGCAGGCCGCCAGGGCGCAGGTGATGCTGTCGGTGGAGGTGATGGACACGCCGTTCATCAACAGCATCAGCAAATGGCGCGACATCGCCCCCCACGTCAACAGCCCGTGGTTCACGGTGTATCCCGATCTCGGCAACCTCAGCGCCTGGGGCAACGACGTCGCCGCCGAGCTGGCGCTGGGCATCGGCAGCATCACCGCCATACACCTCAAAGACACCGTCGCGGTGGGGCCGGGCAGCGCCGGGCAGTTCCGCGACGTGCCGTTCGGCGAAGGCTGCGTGGATTTCGCCCACGCCTTTGCCGTGCTCAACGCGCTCGGCTATCGCGGCCCCTATCTGCTGGAGATGTGGGCGCGCGAAGACGGGCGGGATAAGCAACGCATCGCCCAGGCCAAGGCCTGGCTCGAACAACAGATGAATGAGGGAGGCATCGCATGCTGA
- a CDS encoding FGGY-family carbohydrate kinase codes for MSVFLGIDVGGTVIKAGLYRADGEELAIAERDGAAIAAQPGFSERNMDALWDDVCAAIRQTLHAAGLEAGQVRGVSFSAHGKGLYAIDRHGKPVGNGILSSDNRAAATAAELRRAGVDAQTYPRSLQPLWPSHPALLLRWLKQRQPAQYAAVDRILMAHDYLRFRLTGEAAAEVTNISGSNLFNQRSGAYDPALMAAFGIEEAQEKTAQVIGSAQLAGRVTAAAAAQCGLRTGTAVYGGLFDVVGAALSSGVADDRTLSAVAGTWSIATCVTERIIPADYPYAWGRYCIDGRYFAHEGSPTSAGNLAWFLRQFCADDRQRYAQFNDWVAERREQPSGLLFLPYLYGSNLGGNTPGGLIGLSAHHEMADVVQAIYQGIVFSHLIHQERMVQLNPRIERVRMTGGPTQSEVWMQMYADAGNLPLEVVETRQSGCRAAALCAAVGAGEYAGFAEAIAAAPPKLRCYYPATAAHRLLRAQQARYLAVAQALSEVTDAND; via the coding sequence ATGTCAGTTTTTCTTGGCATAGACGTCGGCGGCACGGTGATCAAGGCCGGGCTGTACCGGGCCGATGGCGAAGAACTGGCGATCGCCGAGCGCGACGGCGCGGCGATCGCCGCTCAGCCGGGCTTCAGCGAACGCAATATGGACGCGCTGTGGGATGACGTTTGCGCGGCGATCCGCCAGACGCTGCACGCGGCGGGGCTGGAGGCCGGGCAGGTGCGCGGCGTCAGCTTCTCGGCGCACGGCAAAGGGCTGTACGCCATCGACCGCCACGGCAAACCGGTCGGCAACGGCATCCTCTCTTCGGACAACCGCGCGGCGGCCACGGCGGCTGAGCTGCGCCGCGCCGGCGTGGACGCGCAGACCTACCCGCGCAGCCTGCAGCCGCTGTGGCCCAGCCACCCGGCGCTGCTGCTGCGCTGGCTGAAGCAGCGGCAGCCGGCGCAGTACGCCGCCGTCGATCGCATCCTGATGGCGCACGACTACCTGCGCTTTCGCCTCACCGGCGAGGCGGCGGCCGAGGTGACCAACATCTCCGGCAGCAACCTGTTTAACCAGCGCAGCGGCGCTTACGATCCGGCGCTGATGGCGGCCTTCGGCATCGAAGAGGCGCAGGAGAAGACCGCGCAGGTGATCGGCTCGGCGCAGCTGGCCGGGCGGGTGACGGCCGCTGCGGCGGCGCAGTGCGGTCTGCGAACGGGCACCGCGGTATACGGCGGCCTGTTCGACGTGGTGGGCGCGGCGCTCAGCTCCGGCGTGGCCGACGATCGCACGCTCAGCGCGGTGGCGGGCACCTGGTCGATCGCCACCTGCGTGACCGAGCGCATCATTCCCGCCGATTACCCCTATGCCTGGGGGCGCTACTGCATCGACGGCCGCTATTTCGCGCACGAAGGCAGCCCGACCTCGGCCGGCAACCTGGCCTGGTTCCTGCGCCAGTTCTGCGCCGACGACCGGCAGCGCTACGCCCAGTTCAACGATTGGGTGGCCGAGCGCCGCGAGCAGCCGAGCGGGCTGCTGTTCCTGCCGTATCTGTACGGCTCCAACCTCGGCGGCAACACACCGGGCGGGCTGATCGGCCTGAGCGCCCACCACGAGATGGCGGACGTGGTGCAGGCGATCTACCAGGGCATCGTGTTCTCGCACCTGATCCATCAGGAGCGCATGGTGCAGTTGAACCCGCGCATCGAACGGGTGCGCATGACCGGCGGGCCGACGCAGTCCGAGGTCTGGATGCAGATGTACGCCGACGCCGGCAACCTGCCGCTTGAGGTGGTGGAAACCCGCCAAAGCGGCTGCCGCGCCGCCGCCCTATGCGCCGCCGTCGGCGCCGGGGAGTATGCCGGGTTCGCCGAAGCGATCGCCGCCGCGCCGCCCAAATTGCGCTGTTATTATCCCGCGACCGCCGCCCACCGGCTCCTGCGCGCCCAGCAGGCGCGCTATCTGGCGGTCGCCCAGGCTTTGAGTGAGGTGACTGATGCAAACGACTAA
- a CDS encoding ABC transporter permease has product MIGIEQPAVARRAAGPSLGKRWEKLLHHPAVLPFIGFVILFVLMSLLNDSFLSVNNLTNVARQVSINAIIAVGMTCAILTGGIDLSVGPVMALAGSVAAGLMLAAVPIPLAMVAALALGALFGLANGACIAYLRMPPIIVTLASMGIARGLALLYTGGYPISGLPDVFSFFGRGTVLGIQVPILIMLGVYVLAWLMLNQLPFGRYVYAMGGNEEAARLSGIRVPRYKMLVYVISGLTAALAGLVLTSRLMSGQPNAGEGFELDAIAAVVLGGAAISGGRGAIVGTLVGAMMLGVLNNGLNLMNVSPYIQNVVKGGIILAAIYLSSVRRK; this is encoded by the coding sequence ATGATCGGAATTGAACAACCCGCCGTGGCGCGCCGCGCCGCCGGCCCCAGCCTCGGCAAGCGCTGGGAAAAACTGCTGCATCACCCGGCGGTCTTGCCGTTTATCGGCTTTGTGATCCTGTTCGTGCTGATGAGCCTGTTGAACGACAGCTTCCTCAGCGTCAACAACCTGACCAACGTGGCGCGCCAGGTGTCGATCAACGCCATCATCGCGGTGGGCATGACCTGCGCCATCCTGACCGGCGGCATCGATCTCTCGGTGGGGCCGGTGATGGCGCTGGCCGGTTCGGTCGCCGCCGGGCTGATGCTGGCGGCGGTGCCCATTCCGCTGGCGATGGTGGCGGCGCTGGCGCTCGGCGCGCTGTTCGGCCTGGCCAACGGCGCCTGCATCGCCTACCTGCGCATGCCGCCGATCATCGTCACCCTGGCGTCGATGGGCATCGCCCGCGGCCTGGCGCTGCTCTATACCGGCGGCTACCCGATCTCCGGCCTGCCCGACGTTTTCTCCTTCTTCGGCCGCGGCACGGTGCTGGGCATTCAGGTGCCGATCCTGATCATGCTCGGCGTGTACGTGCTGGCCTGGCTGATGCTCAATCAGCTGCCGTTCGGCCGCTACGTCTACGCGATGGGCGGCAACGAAGAGGCGGCGCGCCTGAGCGGCATCCGTGTGCCGCGTTACAAGATGCTGGTGTACGTGATCAGCGGCCTGACCGCCGCGCTGGCCGGGCTGGTGCTGACCTCGCGCCTGATGAGCGGGCAGCCCAACGCCGGCGAAGGCTTCGAGCTGGACGCCATCGCCGCGGTGGTGCTGGGCGGGGCGGCGATCTCCGGCGGGCGCGGCGCCATCGTCGGCACGCTGGTGGGGGCGATGATGCTCGGGGTACTCAACAACGGTCTCAATCTGATGAACGTATCGCCGTATATCCAGAATGTGGTGAAGGGCGGCATCATCCTGGCCGCCATCTACCTCAGCTCCGTGCGGCGCAAATAG
- a CDS encoding sugar ABC transporter ATP-binding protein, whose translation MTPLLELKRIKKSFPGVKALDGIDLAIQRGEVHALLGENGAGKSTLVKIMCGIYQPDEGDIFIDGEQRRFNNYRQAIEAGVGIIFQEFSLIPYMSAIDNIFLNREIRNRWGLLDRRAMRRKAEAIFKRLTVAIDLDCPVEQLSVAQQQFVEIAKALSLEARVLVLDEPTATLTPGEAEHLFSVMNDLRLLGVGMVFISHHLDEIFTICDRITVLRDGAYIETLATGDTNVEELVRLMVGRKIENAFPAKQHPVDTATVLLEAEIQREKHGATDRFHLHKGEILGFAGLVGSGRTETVSALIGASRCHRKRVRLGGQPAALRSPAQALAQGIGLLPESRKTEGLVLPFSVAQNITLNRHHRRGKIFVSARKDRDVVQRLIRAVGVKTPDAETAVSTLSGGNQQKVVIARWLNNDCNILIFDEPTRGIDVGAKAEIYQLMQQLTQQGISIIMISSELPEIIGVCDRVLVFRGGHIVAELTGDDIESNHIMLHATGSAL comes from the coding sequence GTGACACCTTTACTGGAACTGAAGCGAATCAAGAAAAGCTTTCCCGGCGTGAAGGCGCTGGACGGCATCGATCTGGCCATTCAACGCGGCGAGGTGCACGCCCTGCTGGGCGAAAACGGCGCCGGCAAATCGACGCTGGTGAAAATCATGTGCGGCATCTATCAGCCGGACGAGGGCGATATTTTTATCGACGGCGAGCAGCGCCGCTTTAACAACTATCGCCAGGCGATCGAGGCCGGGGTCGGCATTATTTTTCAGGAATTCTCGTTGATTCCCTACATGAGCGCCATCGACAACATCTTCCTCAACCGGGAGATCAGGAATCGCTGGGGCCTGCTGGATCGGCGGGCGATGCGGCGCAAGGCCGAGGCGATCTTCAAGCGGCTGACGGTGGCTATCGATCTCGATTGCCCGGTGGAGCAGTTGAGCGTGGCGCAGCAGCAGTTCGTTGAGATCGCCAAGGCGCTGTCGCTGGAGGCGCGGGTGCTGGTGCTGGATGAACCGACCGCCACGCTGACGCCGGGCGAGGCCGAGCACCTGTTCAGCGTGATGAACGATCTGCGGCTGCTGGGCGTCGGCATGGTGTTTATCTCGCACCACCTGGACGAGATCTTCACCATCTGCGATCGCATCACCGTACTGCGCGACGGCGCCTACATCGAAACGCTGGCCACCGGCGACACCAACGTGGAAGAGCTGGTGCGGCTGATGGTCGGGCGCAAAATCGAGAACGCCTTCCCGGCGAAACAGCACCCGGTCGATACCGCGACGGTGCTGCTGGAGGCGGAGATCCAGCGCGAGAAGCACGGCGCGACCGACCGCTTCCACCTGCACAAGGGCGAGATCCTCGGCTTCGCCGGGCTGGTGGGCTCCGGGCGCACCGAGACCGTCTCGGCGCTGATCGGCGCCAGCCGCTGCCACCGCAAACGCGTCCGCCTCGGCGGCCAACCGGCGGCGCTGCGCTCCCCGGCGCAGGCGCTGGCGCAGGGCATCGGCCTGCTGCCGGAGAGCCGCAAAACCGAGGGCCTGGTGCTGCCGTTTTCGGTGGCGCAGAACATCACCCTCAACCGGCACCACCGGCGCGGCAAGATCTTCGTCAGCGCCCGCAAGGATCGCGACGTGGTGCAGCGGCTGATCCGCGCCGTGGGCGTGAAAACCCCGGACGCCGAGACCGCCGTCAGCACCCTGAGCGGCGGCAACCAGCAGAAGGTGGTGATCGCCCGCTGGCTCAACAATGACTGCAACATCCTGATCTTCGACGAGCCGACGCGCGGCATAGACGTGGGCGCCAAGGCCGAGATCTACCAGCTGATGCAGCAACTGACCCAGCAGGGCATCTCCATCATCATGATTTCTTCCGAACTGCCGGAGATCATCGGCGTGTGCGACCGCGTGCTGGTGTTTCGCGGCGGCCACATCGTCGCCGAGCTGACCGGCGACGACATCGAATCCAACCACATCATGCTTCACGCGACCGGGAGTGCCTTATGA